In one window of Macrobrachium rosenbergii isolate ZJJX-2024 chromosome 27, ASM4041242v1, whole genome shotgun sequence DNA:
- the knk gene encoding protein Skeletor, isoforms B/C has translation MALMDIGVLFVAFNFIGAVYGADVYVGREIGELNSYHHQVGGKVYAVNKNTFLIKNFMYDGNGQDTFFWAGSRPRPGPQGFIVPNEFGRTNILDRYLNKDITLTLPERTIVEIKWLAVYDLTRLESFGEIYIPEYFEPPQEIILNKLSSRSGEVQSGAVIIKESKTILIQDFVYDGSGEEVYFWVGVGPQPHSKGSKIPDEHGFMTPLKKYNKKTITLELPGDLTVFTVDWLSVYDIKNQRVLGSIIIPEDLNVPPSLVKVIPHENSMPNCEQLHKNLQLSWDVFGSQVTLELAAQVDEMDYIAFGMSGSPTEPKMVDGDVVIAFMDGHLQHLVDYNISSYMPCTKLLGQHKGVCEDDKVGGHQNYQAHNSKREDGVNVFTFRRPLTTPDDGDTPYPAEGEAMIIWALGRLDINQQPTMHYAWSKVKQPIEFARAAGERNCFAFTRSTKPKLKPWGPFHLADPALREFTARLGPDGGPRGYSGMTKQESETGLAWYINGYMTPSVYLKRDTRYRFLVEGGSNPYDPKSYHPMIITDEPHGGYSQLTEEQQKDVRVLAGIGYSVRGDSRPTAAGRLCLWKHPPEIDRRKDVEFMTFERYRNSLSLNCDDEGKAAVLEFKPNKSWPDVVYYNSWTGKNMGWRLYILDEINTEKILREAASNSMLVSVPAIHVYILIVVGLWSYFMVLV, from the exons GTGCTGTTTACGGTGCTGACGTTTATGTAGGCAGAGAAATAGGCGAATTGAACAGCTACCATCATCAG GTTGGTGGCAAGGTGTACGCCGTCAATAAAAATACTTTCCTGATCAAAAATTTTATGTACGATGGCAACGGCCAGGATACCTTTTTTTGGGCTGGTTCCAGACCGAGGCCTGGACCACAGGGGTTCATCGTTCCTAATGAATTTGGAAG GACCAACATCCTAGACCGATACCTGAACAAAGACATCACCTTAACTCTACCTGAGAGGACCATCGTGGAAATCAAGTGGCTGGCTGTTTACGACCTTACAAGATTG GAATCATTTGGTGAGATATACATCCCAGAATATTTTGAACCGCCTCAGGAGATTATCCTGAATAAATTATCGTCAAGAAGTGGGGAGGTTCAGTCTGGAGCTGTTATTATTAAGGAATCAAAGACTATACTCATTCAAG ACTTTGTGTACGACGGGTCAGGTGAGGAAGTCTATTTCTGGGTGGGCGTTGGTCCCCAGCCTCATTCGAAGGGCTCCAAGATTCCTGATGAACATGGATT TATGACTCCTCTCAAGAAGTACAACAAGAAGACAATCACTCTAGAATTACCAGGAGACCTGACAGTATTCACCGTTGATTGGTTGTCTGTTTACGACATCAAGAATCAAAGAGTCCTTGGCTCCATCATCATCCCAGAGGATCTTAATGTGCCTCCCTCTCTTGTGAAAGTTATA ccTCACGAAAACAGCATGCCAAATTGTGAACAGCTGCACAAGAATCTCCAACTCTCATGGGATGTCTTTGGTAGTCAGGTCACACTAGAACTGGCTGCTCAAGTTG ATGAGATGGATTATATAGCCTTTGGGATGAGTGGTTCCCCAACAGAACCAAAGATGGTTGATGGAGACGTAGTCATAGCTTTTATGGATGGTCACCTCCAGCACCTTGTTGATTATAATATCTCATCGTACATGCCT TGTACAAAGCTCTTGGGTCAGCACAAGGGCGTGTGTGAAGACGACAAAGTTGGAGGCCATCAGAATTATCAAGCTCACAATAGTAAGAGAGAAGACGGAGTTAATGTATTCACGTTTCGACGTCCCCTTACTACTC CCGATGATGGTGACACACCATATCCAGCGGAAGGAGAGGCCATGATCATCTGGGCCCTAGGACGTCTTGATATCAACCAGCAACCTACTATGCATTACGCGTGGTCTAAG GTCAAGCAGCCAATAGAGTTTGCCAGAGCAGCTGGTGAGAGGAACTGCTTTGCCTTCACACGCAGCACTAAGCCTAAGCT AAAGCCATGGGGACCTTTCCATTTAGCTGATCCTGCCCTCCGTGAGTTCACAGCTCGATTGGGACCCGATGGTGGACCTCGTGGTTACAGCGGAATGACAAAAC AGGAGTCAGAAACAGGCTTGGCATGGTACATCAACGGATACATGACTCCTAGCGTTTATTTGAAGCGTGACACTCGCTACAGGTTCCTGGTGGAAGGAGGCTCAAATCCTTATGATCCTAAAAGTTACCATCCTATGATCATTACTG ATGAACCCCATGGTGGATACTCTCAGCTTACTGAAGAGCAACAGAAAGATGTGCGTGTGCTTGCTGGAATTGGCTACTCAGTAAGAGGAGATTCTAGACCTACTGCAG ctgGACGCTTGTGCTTGTGGAAGCACCCACCTGAAATAGACCGTCGCAAAGATGTCGAATTCATGACGTTTGAGAGATATCGAAATTCATTAAGCCTCAACTGTGATGATG AAGGCAAAGCCGCTGTGCTCGAGTTCAAACCCAACAAATCTTGGCCAGATGTCGTCTACTACAATAGCTGGACGGGGAAGAACATGGGATGGCGTCTCTACATCCTTGACGAAATAAACACTGAGAAGATCTTGAGGGAAGCAGCAAGTAATAGCATGTTGGTTTCAGTTCCAGCAATCCACGTTTATATTTTGATAGTCGTCGGACTTTGGTCTTACTTCATGGTATTGGTATGA